CGGGCCGTAGCCCACGAGCGGCAGGGAGCCGGCGGGGTCGGTGTAGAGCACCGAGCCGCGCGAGCGGCCGCCGTGGTCGACGTAGTCGGCCATCGCCGTGAGGTACACCTGCGCCGTCGTGAGGATGTCGCGCACGAGGAACGCCCGGTTGACGGCCCGGCGCGACCCGGCGTCGGCGACGACGAGGTCGCGGTAGCTGCCCAGCCACTCCTCGACCTGCTCCAGCGCCTCGGCGATCGACTGCCGCGAGCGGACCGGGCCGGCCTTGGCGCTCATGAGCTCCCCGACCTCGCGCAGGAGGTCACCGGTGTTGTCCTCCACGCCGGACGCCGCGCGCGCGGTGGCCCGCTCCACGAGCTCGACGGCGTCGCGCAGGGCGGGCTCCGCGGCGGCCACGAACTGCGCCTCCGGGAGTGGCTCGTCGCCGCGGCGCGCGGCGATGAACTGCGCCGCGCGGGTCGCCCCGACCTGGCCGCTGTTGAGCGCCGCACCGCCGGGGCGGTAGACGCCGTGGGCGCCGCCCGCCTCGCCGACGGGGAAGAACCCCGGGAGGTCGGACTGCCACCACGCGTCCACGAGCAGCCCGCCGTTGTTGTGCTGCGCGCACACGTCCACCTCGAGCATCTCCTGCTCGAGGTCCACGTACGGGTTCTTGTTCAGGTAGAACTCGTAGGCGGGCAGGTTCATGTGCTTGAGCCGCTCGATCGGCGTCCCGAACAGCACGCCCGCCTTCTCCAGGTACTCGTGGGCCTCCGGGTCCAGCGCCGTGGGGTCGAAGTCCGCGCGCACCGGGTTGCTCCGGAAGTCGAGGAAGACCCGGCGGCCGCGCAGGACGGTCTCGCGGTAGACGAGCAGGTCGATGAGCGAGGACCCGTCGCGTGCCTTGCGGACGTCGAAGGGCCACTGGTAGCCCTTGAGGAAGACGAGCGACATGAGCCGGCCGTAGTCGGGGATGGCCTCGGTGAGGAACTCGCGCTCGTCACCGCCGTCCTGGTCGGTGGACACGAACCGGGGGATGACCTGCATGTACGTGCCCGAGACGTTCCACCGCGGCTTGGTCGAGGCGAGCCCGAACTGCCACTCGGTGACGTTCTTGCCGCCGACCCCCGCCCGGTACGCGGCGCCCGAGGCGCCCCACTGCCCGTTGGGGAAGACCCGGGTGGCGTAGAGGCCCGCGGGTCCGCCGGTCGCGTAGACGACGTTGGTGCACCGCACGAGCAGGTAGGGGCTGCGCTCGCCGTCGTGGGGGACGTCGGTGCGCAGCAGGAGCATCCCGGCGACCTGGCCCTCGTGGGTGAGGACGTCGACGACGCGGCACTCGGGGAAGATCCGCGTGCCGTTGGCGTTGACCTTCTTCTCCAGCCGCTCGACCATCGACCGCGAGGTGTAGGGGCCGACGGAGGTCGCGCGCTGGCGCGGGTCGTGGTCGGTCTTGTAGCCGATGAACTCCCCGTAGCGGTTCTGCGGGAACGGCACGCCGAGGTCGGCGAGGTGGAGGAACGCGCGCGCCGAGAGGGCCGCCTCGGCCAGGGCGTTGTCGCCGTCCATCGCGCCGCCGGAGTACAGCGTCTGCGCCATCTCGCGCACGGAGTCGCCGCTGTCCCCGGACAGGGTGAGCTTGTAGTACGTCTGCTTGTCCGACCCGGCGTTGCGGCTCGCGCCGGCGCCGATCTTGTCGGTGACCATGACGACGTCGTCCTGGCCGAACTCGACCAGCCGCTCGGCGGCGCAGTAGCCGGCGGACCCGGTGCCGACGACGACGGTGTTCGCGGTGACGACGGGGACCTCGCGGCCGCCGATGCGCAGGTTCTGGGGCTCGTGGGAAGTCACGGCAGGGGCCTCGTTCGTCTCAGAGGGTGGGGATGTGCATGCCGCCGTCGACGTTGACGACGTCGCCGGTGGAGTAGGGCATCTGGCCGGCGACGAGCTGGGCGACGGCGCCCGCGACGTCCGAGGGGCGGCCCCAGCGGGGGATGGGCGCGCCACCGGCGGCGAAGAACGCGTCGTACTTCTCCGTGACGCCGGCGGTCATGTCCGTGGCGATGATCCCGGGGCGGATCTCGTAGACGACGATGCCCTCGGGTGCGAGGCGTGCTGCCCACAGCTGGGTGGACATCGCCATGCCGGCCTTGGAGAGGCAGTACTCCCCGCGGTTGGTCGAGACGGTGACGGCGGAGGTCGAGGAGACGTTGACGATCGTGCCCACCGGCTCGTCGGGCAGTCCCGTGAGCTCGCCGCGGCGCTCGACCATGGTCCGCGCGACGAGCTGGGTGAGGAAGTAGGGTCCGCGGAGGTTGATGTCCATGACGCGGTCGTAGCTCTCGGGGGTGGCGACGAGGATGTCGTCCCGGACCGAGGGTGCGACGCCGGCGTTGTTGACGAGGACGTCGATGCGGCCCCACTGCGCGAGGGTGGCCGCGACGTAGCGCTCGTGGTCGGCGAGGTCCGCGACGGAGCCACGGACGTAGATCGCCTCGCCGCGCTCGCGCAGCTGCGTCATGAGCTCGGCCGGCTCCTCGCGGGTGGCGAGGATCGCGACCGCGAAGCCCTCGTCGAGCAGGCGGGTGGTGATCCCCAGCCCGATGCCCCGGTTCCCACCGGTCACCATCGCTACCTTCGGCAACGTTCGTCCTCTCCGTCGAGTGCTCGAGCGGCAGGCGCCGCCGAGCCATCATGGCCCAGACGACCATGGAAGGCAAGCGCTTTCCCATCACTGGTCGGCCCGGTCGCCGGCCTGGCCGGTGGCGCGGTCGGGAATGCGTCTTCCCCGCGCGAGCGCGCGGCTTCAGCCGCCCGGAGTGATCACGATCACGCAACGGCCTTGCGCTGCGGCGCCCGGAGGCCTTACTGTCCGGAAAGCGCTTTCGAGAAGCGCGTCCGGAACCAATGAAGGAGGACGGATGTCAACGAAGCGGTTGACCCGGGGGATTGCTGCCGGCGCGGTGGCCATGATCGCACTCGCGGCCTGTGGCAGCGGCGGCGAGGACGGGGCCGGCAGCGGCTCCGACACCGACGAGCCCATCGTCATCGGCGTGTCCCTGCCTCTGACGGGTGACTTCGCCGAGCCCGGCAAGGGCGTCGAGCGCGGCTACGAGACGTGGGCGCAGGTCGTCAACGACAACGGGGGCCTCCTCGGCCGCCAGGTCGAGCTGAAGATCCTCGACGACGCGTCCGACGCCGCCCGCGTCGTGTCCGACTACGAGTCCCTCATCGCTCGCGACGAGGTCGACCTCCTCTTCGGGCCGTTCTCCACCCGCCTCGTCGTGCCCGCCTCCCGCGTGGCCAACGAGTACGGGATGCTCTTCGTCGAGCCGGCCGCGGCCGCCGCCGAGGTCTTCGAGAACGGCTTCGACAACATCTTCTACGCGGCCCCGGCCATCGCGCCGGACCACTACAACAACCTCGTGGACCACATCCTGTCCATGCCCGAGGACCAGCGGCCCCAGACGATGGCCGTCGCGGCCATGGACGACCCGTTCGCCCAGGGCACCGCCTACGGCCTGCGCGACAAGCTCGTCGAGGCCGGCGTCGAGCTCCTCGTCGACGAGGTCTACCCGCCGAACCAGACGGACTTCAACGCGATCGCCGCGCAGATCGCCGACGCGGACCCCGACCTCGTCGTCGGTGGCACCCAGTACCAGGACGCCGTCAACCTCATCCTCGCCCTGCAGCAGCTGAACTACCAGCCGCGCATGGCCGCCTTCTCCACGGCGCCGACGAACCCCGAGTTCCCGCAGGCCGTCGGCGGCGCGGTCGAGGGGATCCTGTCCCCGACCGGCTACTCCAACGCCGCGGAGTGGCCCTCCAACGCCGAGTTCGTCGAGGCGCACATCGCGCTCCACGGCGAGCCGCCGCAGGAGGACGAGGCCAACGCCTACACGACCGGTCAGGTCGTGGCGGCCGCGGTCGAGGCGGTCGGCTGCGCCGAGCAGGGCGAGTGCCAGCAGCAGCTCATCGACTACCTGCGCGGCGCGACCGTCGACACCGTCGTCGGACCGCTCGCGTGGGACGAGGCGGGCCGCCCCAACGGCGCGCACATGATCCTCCAGTACGTCGACGGCGAGATCGCCATCGTGCTCCCGGAGGGCACCGCCACGGCCGAGTTCGTCTACCCGAAGCCGGAGTGGTGACCCAGCCGTGTCCCTCATCTTCCAGAGCCTGATCCTGGGCGTGCTGCTGGGAGGGCTCTACGCCCTCCTGGCAGCAGGGCTCACGCTCTACTTCGGGATCATGCGGGTGGTGATGCTCGCGCACGCGTCGTTCATCATCCTCGCGGCCTACATCGCGTGGAAGTTCTCCTCCGCGACCGGGCTGGACCCGATGCTCTCCCTCGTCATCACGATCCCGCTGTTCTTCGGCATCGGGTTCGCGATCCAGCGCTGGCTCATCAGCCGGCTCAAGCCGGCGACGATGACGATGATGTCGGTGCTCATCACCTTCGCCATCGCGCTCATCATCGAGGGCCTGCTCGGGCAGCTGTTCACCGGCACGCAGCGGCGCATCAACCTGCCCTACGGGGCGTCGAGCATCAGCTTCTTCGGTGCCTCGGTCCCCGTCGTGCAGATCATCTCCTTCGCGCTCGCCGCGCTCAGCCTCGTGGCGCTGTACCTCGTGCTCAAGAAGACCCGGTTCGGACGGGCGCTGCGCGCGACCATCCAGCACCGGGAGGCCGCCCAGCTCGTCGGCATCGACACGGACAGGACGGCGGGTCTGGGCTTCGGCCTCGGCCTGGCCACCGCCGCGGTCGGCGGCACCGCGCTCTCGCTGCAGGCGACGATCTACCCCTCGCTGCACTGGCACTGGATCGGCCCGCTCATGGCGATCATCGTCGTCGGCGGCCTGGGCTCCATCCCGGGGGCGGCGATCGCCGCCCTCGTGCTCGGGGTCATGCGCGTCATGCTCGAGCTGTGGTGGACCCCGACGTGGGCACAGACCATCTTCTACCTGGCCCTCTTCGTCACTCTCATGGTGCGGCCGCAGGGATTCTTCGGAGGTCGACTTGCCAAGCGTTTCTGACCAGCGGACCCGACCCCAGGTGCGCAGAGCCGCGGCCGGCGGCGTCGGCGGCACGGGCCGACTCAAGCCGATCATCGCCATCGCCGTCGTCGTCGCGGTCCTCGCCCTGTGGCCCTCGGTC
Above is a genomic segment from Georgenia wutianyii containing:
- a CDS encoding branched-chain amino acid ABC transporter permease codes for the protein MSLIFQSLILGVLLGGLYALLAAGLTLYFGIMRVVMLAHASFIILAAYIAWKFSSATGLDPMLSLVITIPLFFGIGFAIQRWLISRLKPATMTMMSVLITFAIALIIEGLLGQLFTGTQRRINLPYGASSISFFGASVPVVQIISFALAALSLVALYLVLKKTRFGRALRATIQHREAAQLVGIDTDRTAGLGFGLGLATAAVGGTALSLQATIYPSLHWHWIGPLMAIIVVGGLGSIPGAAIAALVLGVMRVMLELWWTPTWAQTIFYLALFVTLMVRPQGFFGGRLAKRF
- a CDS encoding FAD-dependent oxidoreductase: MTSHEPQNLRIGGREVPVVTANTVVVGTGSAGYCAAERLVEFGQDDVVMVTDKIGAGASRNAGSDKQTYYKLTLSGDSGDSVREMAQTLYSGGAMDGDNALAEAALSARAFLHLADLGVPFPQNRYGEFIGYKTDHDPRQRATSVGPYTSRSMVERLEKKVNANGTRIFPECRVVDVLTHEGQVAGMLLLRTDVPHDGERSPYLLVRCTNVVYATGGPAGLYATRVFPNGQWGASGAAYRAGVGGKNVTEWQFGLASTKPRWNVSGTYMQVIPRFVSTDQDGGDEREFLTEAIPDYGRLMSLVFLKGYQWPFDVRKARDGSSLIDLLVYRETVLRGRRVFLDFRSNPVRADFDPTALDPEAHEYLEKAGVLFGTPIERLKHMNLPAYEFYLNKNPYVDLEQEMLEVDVCAQHNNGGLLVDAWWQSDLPGFFPVGEAGGAHGVYRPGGAALNSGQVGATRAAQFIAARRGDEPLPEAQFVAAAEPALRDAVELVERATARAASGVEDNTGDLLREVGELMSAKAGPVRSRQSIAEALEQVEEWLGSYRDLVVADAGSRRAVNRAFLVRDILTTAQVYLTAMADYVDHGGRSRGSVLYTDPAGSLPLVGYGPDAERELDLPELFRFTLDGGALDDEVQEVAWTPHRAADPSSASEAGDVGITWRPRRPIPEADDFFENVWREYREHQNIH
- a CDS encoding amino acid ABC transporter substrate-binding protein is translated as MSTKRLTRGIAAGAVAMIALAACGSGGEDGAGSGSDTDEPIVIGVSLPLTGDFAEPGKGVERGYETWAQVVNDNGGLLGRQVELKILDDASDAARVVSDYESLIARDEVDLLFGPFSTRLVVPASRVANEYGMLFVEPAAAAAEVFENGFDNIFYAAPAIAPDHYNNLVDHILSMPEDQRPQTMAVAAMDDPFAQGTAYGLRDKLVEAGVELLVDEVYPPNQTDFNAIAAQIADADPDLVVGGTQYQDAVNLILALQQLNYQPRMAAFSTAPTNPEFPQAVGGAVEGILSPTGYSNAAEWPSNAEFVEAHIALHGEPPQEDEANAYTTGQVVAAAVEAVGCAEQGECQQQLIDYLRGATVDTVVGPLAWDEAGRPNGAHMILQYVDGEIAIVLPEGTATAEFVYPKPEW
- a CDS encoding 3-ketoacyl-ACP reductase — translated: MPKVAMVTGGNRGIGLGITTRLLDEGFAVAILATREEPAELMTQLRERGEAIYVRGSVADLADHERYVAATLAQWGRIDVLVNNAGVAPSVRDDILVATPESYDRVMDINLRGPYFLTQLVARTMVERRGELTGLPDEPVGTIVNVSSTSAVTVSTNRGEYCLSKAGMAMSTQLWAARLAPEGIVVYEIRPGIIATDMTAGVTEKYDAFFAAGGAPIPRWGRPSDVAGAVAQLVAGQMPYSTGDVVNVDGGMHIPTL